AACTGGTTTGGCTAACGATACTAAATACTGTTAGACTGGCTCGGTGGTATCTCAGGACTGAGTCCTAGAACTGGTTTGGCTAACGATACTAAATACTGTTAGACTGGCTCGGTGGTATCTCAGGACTGAGTCCTAGAACTGGTTTGACTAACGATACTAAATACTGTTAGACTGGCTCGGTGGGATCTCAGGACTGAGTCCTAGAACTGGTTTGGCTAACGATACTAAATACTGTTAGACTGGCTCGGTGGGATCTCAGGACTGAGTCCTAGAACTGGTTTGACTAACGATACTAAATACTGTTAGACTGGCTCGGTGGTATCTCAGGACTGAGTCCTAGAACTGGTTTGACTAACGATACTAAATACTGTTAGACTGGCTCGGTGGGATCTCAGGACTGAGTCCTAGAACTGGTTTGGCTAACGATACTAAATACTGTTAGACTGGCTCGGTGGGATCTCAGGACTGAGTCCTAGAACTGGTTTGACAGAAGAATCTATGATATTCAATGCCTTGAAAAGCATATGAAAAAAGGGTAAAAGTGGTCCCATTAGAAGTCTTTATTTTGTTATAtttgttctgtaggcctacaaGTGACAAAGCTTGTGAAGATGAGAAAATTATAAAAAAAAGTTATCACTTGAAGTTATTACTTTAGTCCTCTAAAATCCTAAGTAAAAGAATATATCAACCTGCATCATCCAGAAACCACCAATGCCTATACAGTGCTCTCACTTAATAgcctatattatatatttttcataatttgttCCTTATGACAAAACCTGAAACAATTGTATGTCATTATTTTAATCAATTGTTATTGTATCCCATTTCAAGTAAAATACTTAGTCTTTGTAAGTAATTAACAAGAATACAGTAATTGAAAACATGAATTTTGCCAGCGTTGTTTTGACTGGTACATTGAGTCAAGCGGAGGTGTTGCTCTCCTCATTTAAGTGACATGGCGCCTTGTAAAAGCCACTAATAAGTTTTATCCTGATGAGTGCAGTTCATAATAAAATACATGACAATGCATGTGTAAACTAAAACAGGCTACTGACAGTTACACTAATAAGGTCATAATGGCCCAGGTTCCTGAAGCCAACAATGCAGAAATGCCCGCAGGCAGCAATCAAAAATGTATCCTAATTATCATGTGACTACTGCATTACCTCTGAAGAATGATAAATTATAAATCCACAACATGGTTCTCCTCTCAGACTGGCATGAGGAAAGATGtgatttcttttggggggggttagagcgTTTCTGAAGGCTTGTCATGGAATTATGGAGAGACTTAGGAGGTAGAATTAGTAGACATACCATCCACTGCTTACTGTGTAGGGAATATACCTACAActttaaatatatacagtaccagtcaaaagtgcagacacacctactcattcaagggcttttcttaatttttactctTTTTTtaccttgtagaataatactgaagacatcaaaactatgaaataacacatatggagtaaccaaaaaaatgttaaatacatgaaaatatattttagattcttcaaagttgccaccctttgccttgatgacagctttgcacactcttgacattcaaccagcttcacctggaatacttttccaacagtcttgaagcagttcccacatatgctgagaacttgctGGCTGCCTTtccatcactctgcggtccaactcatcccaaaccatctcaattgggctgaggtcgggtgattgtggaggccaagtcatctaatgcagcactccatcattctccttaatggtcaaatagcccttacacagcctggaggtgttgggtcattatcctgttgaaaaacaaatgacagtgggactaagcgcaaaccagatgggatggcgtatcggtgcagaatgctgtggtagccatgctggttaagtgtgccttgaattctaaatagaaatcactgacaatgtcaccagcaaagcaccccacaccatcacaccacctcctccatgcgtcacgatgggaaccatacatgcagggatcatccgttcacctactctgcgtctcacaaagacacggcggttggaacaaaaaaatctcaaatttggactcatcagaccaaaggacagatttccactggtctaatgtccattgctcgtgtttcttggcccaagcaagtctcttcttattggtgtcctttagtagtggtttctttgcagcaatccgaccatgaaggcctgattcacgcagtctcctctgaacagttgatgttgagatgtgtctgttacttgaacactgtgaagcatttatttgggcagcaatctgaggtgcagttaactctaatgaacttatcctctgcagcagaagtaactctgggtcttccttccctctggcggtcctcatgagagccagtttcatcatagcgcttgatggtgttTGTGACTgcactgactgaccttcatgtcttaaagtaatgatggaatgttGTTTCCTCTTcggttatttgagctgttcttgccataatattgacttttaccaaatagggctatcttctgtataccacccctacattgtcacaatggattggctgaaacgcattaaggaaagaaatttcacaaattaacttttaacaaggcacacctgttaattgaaatgcattccaggtgtctacctcatgaagctggttgagagaatgccaataatgtggcagctactttgaagaatctgaaatatattatgatttgttcaacacttttttggttattacatgattccatgtgtcatttcatagtttcaatgtcttcactattattctacaatgtagaaaatagtaaaaaaataaagaaaaacccttgaatgagtaggtgagtccaaacttttgactggtactgtatataaaatattACTGTAAATAGTATATTATTACATTTGATTACATCAATTATATTTCCATTGACCTGATTTGTTTTGAATATTAATTGCAATACACAAGCAATGAATGGTTACTGGTTTAGGATGTTGCATATCATAGCCTTCTGTCATTGTGTACAATGTAAACAGGAAACAACAATATTGGCAGAGTTGTCCATTTTGAGGGGCAGGGTGGACTCAGCACTTAAGTCTCCTTCCTAATGGGACTGGTAAATCATTTAGGACCTTAAATCAGCCATTAACTACATTACAGCCGCTTCAGACTGCCCTAATGTGGGTCTGATGACAGCTGGGATATCCCTGTCGCGAGCCAAATGACCCATTTAGCCTTAAGCTTATTCAATTGAAAATAATTTAATAATGTCACAATACAGAGTATTGTCACACAATGTGATTTTGTTTGTATTGTTTAGGATAACAAGTGTGTGCTTGCCTGTATTAATTCCCTTTAACCTGATGTAGCAGGCATAAGAGAAACGCCTGAGCGGAGTTCCAACATTCGGTTTTCAGCAGAAAAGGAAGCTAGGTTGAAAATAGATGTATCCCTGAAAACCGGAATATGCAACTCGACTAAGGATAATTCCCTTTGCTGTGAGGGGTCTGTCTTGAGGCTTGTTGGCTTTGCCAAAACATACACAGCCTCTGCAGAgtcttggcacacacacacatctgctaactaaacacactgtacacacaattGAATGTAGGAGACAGATAGGCTATCTTTGGAACATCAAGATCGagaaaatacagtgcattcggaaagtaatcagaccccttgactttttccatattttgttgttagacttattctaaaattgaataaaaaaatatttaaaaaatgacctcatctacacacaataccccataatgacaaagcgaaaacaggtttttcaaaatgtttgcaaatttaaaaaaataataaaaacagaaatatcttatttacataactattcagaccctttgctatgagactcgaaattgagctcaggtgcatcctgtttccattgatcatccttgagatgtttctacaattgattggagtccagctgtggtacattcaattgatttgacatgatttggaaaggcacacacctgtctatacaaggtcccacagttgaaaatgcatgtcagagcaaaaaccaagccgtgaggtcgaaggaattgtccgtagagctccgagacaggattgtgtcgaggcacagatctggggaagggtaccacaaaatgtctgcagcattgaaggaccccaagaacacaatggcttccatcattcttaaatggaagaagtttgtaaccaccaagacccttcctagaactggccgctcggccaaactgagcaatcaggggagaagagccttggtcagggaggtgaacaagaacctgatggtcactctcacagagctgcagagttcctctgtggagatgggagaaccttccagaaggacaaccatctctgcagcactccaacaatcaggcctttatggtagtggccagactgaagccactcctcagtaaaaggtacatgacagcttCCTTGGAGTTTtcccaaaagtcacctaaagactcagacaaTGACAAACAagagattatctggtctgatgaaaccaagattgaactctttggcctgaatgccaagcgtcacgtctggaggaaacctggcaccacccctagggtgaagcatggtggtggcagcatcatgctgtggggatgtttttcagcagcagggactgggagactagtcaggatcgagggaaagacgaCCGTAGCAAATTACAAAGAGattcttaatgaaaacctgctccagagaagaatgggagaaacgcccaaaatacaggtgtgccaagcttgtagcgtcatacccaagacgactcgacgctgcaatcgctgccaatgtgatataaaaaaaaaagttttacatacactaccattcaaaagtttgaggtcacttagaaattcttgtttttgaaagaaaagcacatttttgtccattaaaataacataaaattgatcagaaatacagtgtagacattgttaatgttgtaaatgactattgtagctggaaacagctgatttttaatggaataggCGTACagtggcccattatcagcaaccatcacgccatcgcagcttcattaaatagcacccacaaaacaccagtctcaacgtcaacagtgaagaggcgactccgggatgctggccttctaggcagagttgcaaaaaataaagccatatctcagactggccaataaaaagaaaagatgaaAACGGGCagaagaacagacactggacagaggaactctgcctagaaggccagcatcccgtagtctcctcttcactgttgacgttgagactggtgttttgcgggtactatttaatgaagcttcctgttgaggacttgtgaggcgtctgtttctcaaactagacactaatgcacttgtcctcttgctcagttgtgcactgaggCCTCaccctcctctttctattctggttaggggcCAGTttgttctgtgaaggaagtagtacacagcgttgtaccagatcttcagtttcttggcaatttctcacatggaatagactTAATTTCTCTAGACtggtgagtttcagaagaaaggtctttgtttctaggtattttaagcctgtaatcgaacccacaaatgctgatgctccagatactcaactagtctaaaggacagttgtattgcttctttaatcagaacaactgttttcagctgtgctaacataattgcaaaagggttttctaatgatcaattagcctttttatcattttaacttggattagctaacaacgtgccattggaatacagaagtgatggttgctgataatggggctctgtacgcctatatagatattccataaaatcagtttccagctacaatagtcatttacaacattaacaatgtctgcactgtatttctgatcaatttttggttattttaatggacaaaaataagttattttctttcaaaaacaagggcatttctaggtgaccccaaacttttgaacggtagtatatatacagatgcaaaaatgtctaaaaaactagtttgctttgtcattatggggtattgtgtgtagattgaggggggaaaaacaatttaatccattttagaataaggctgtatgtaacaaaatgtgaaaaaagtcaaagggtctgaatactttctgaatgaactGTAGGCTAATGAAGGTCAGCAAACGTGCACATACAGTTCAATTAAAGTCATTCAACAAGACCAAACATAATTACATTTGTAAACCAAAATAACTAAATTGAAATATAATTTTACAGAAAATTTAATGTGATAGTTGATGCTGAAAAACTGAAACATAATCATATACAATTTATTAAAGTTATTATTTTCTTGTCAGGTTGCTCACTAAGAAATATTTTACGTTGGTTTCCGCTGTGACACAGTGAAATAACAGAGACAATAAAAGGGTGTGTGTTGTATCACTGACAGGTGCTACAATCTTGCCAGTCTGGCCAACCTGCATGTCATTGGGGACATAGCCAGCATCCACAGCAGCTCTGGAAGCCCCCACTGCATTCACAACATACAGCaggttattaatacacatgatCATACCACGCAGTTACACACAGACAACTGACCACATGAAGAGCACACTCACACACTTCCCACTGTCCCTCACGCATgaacccactcactcactctcaaagattctcgctctccttctctctgatgTACACACACATCGTTATTTATACCTGCAGGTCGTACAGCAGTTTGAAGTTCTCACCGCTCTTCAGCCCTCGTCCTAATGGGACAAAGAAATCAAGTGTTTGGTCACAATGACCTAACAGAATGAGAGGCCAGGGAATGTGAATGACACATTGGCTGAAGCAGTCAGACAGTGTAAAGCTAAGCCCTTACCTCCGGACACCACCACTTTGGCACTAGTGAGCTCTGGTCGATCGCTCTTGGTCAGGCTCTGCTCAAGCCATTCTGACATCCCCGCAGGAGAGGGTGAGGCAACTGCAACAGAACGGACAGACATATCTATCTCAAAACGCAGACAAATTAAATGTGCAAAATATTCTTTACACTAGCATCTGAATATGCTGCTCGCGAGCCATAATCAGGTATTGAAAACATGAATATGTGTTATGATGAGACAGAAAGGTTACTGAGTGGTGCTGCTGTCAACAGAGTAATGGAAGAGTACTGCACCCTGTTCAGTAGCAGCACTGCCTCGCTCCACAGCAGCAGGTTCAAAGGAAGTTCCCCTCACTGTGAACACCTTGACTTCCTCATTGCACTTCACTGTGGCCAGGGCATTACCTGTAGCAaagacaacacatacagtaacacCACATACAATGTGTTTGCTTGGTTATATTGAGATATATTCTTAGAGCAAAAAACCTCAATATGAAAAAGTATTTAGAAGAATTTGGTGATTCAATAAAGCTTTTGCGTTGTTGGTTATTATCTGATAAATGCCATTGTCTGTTTTACATGCGATGCAATTCAGGCAATTCTATAAAATACAATTACAAATGTTCACAGTAATAATTAAAAACATAAAAGAACAGACTTGCATTGTAATTATTTGCATTGTAAGAACTTGCATTCTATGAAGCTAGGGCGGATCCTGGCATATGCATTGTAAATGACTAATTGGACTGTCTGACAACACCAAAACATCCAAGTGTAAGACCTTTGTCTGTCAAAAATGCAGCAgcaaaatggttaaaaaaaaaaacctcCACTGAATTTCCAACCAGGAAGAGTAAGGCTCTTGCCAAAGTTTAAGTGGATAATTTTAATCAGACCTATCTATATTTTATGATTATAATGTGCCCAATCAAAATATGATCTGAGCTTATTCTTGTTCAGGGAGGCTTTTAGGCTTTCAGACTGACAGCTGGGATGACTAGGGTGGATCTCTATAGTCATTAAGAGgtcagaaacaacaacaacatgaactACTATAGCCTCATCACTTTACAAATGAATATAGAACAATCATCTCCATTTAACCCCTGACCCCAGCCCATTAGCAGAGCACTACACCAATACTGAAATCTATCCAATCATTTATTCTGCTGCTTACGTATGCATTATAGGTTGTGCTAAGAACAGGCCTGCAGCGATAAGAAACTATTTTGTAATGCATAATAATTACAGTGTGCTTACAAAATATTTGGGGTAATTTTATACCTCAATGGAATAGTTGTtaattataaaatatattacaACAGGAATCTCACCAGCGTAAATTGTTCTAACGAAGGTGTCTTGAGATTTGACCTCGGTGATGTCAGAGAGAGTTGCAACATCCAGCTTGGCTGACACTCTGGGAAGGAGATTCTGTTGAGCATAATACAGTACTGAGATGATATGCTTTAATTCAACCATATCACCCTGTGGATCTCTCAGGACACAGAGAGGTGATGGGAGGTTGATTGTTTTAAAATGGGAATGTTTCTCAACATTTTAAGGACTTGGCAAAGTTTggtacaataaagacaaaactgaaaccattacaaataatttgtcccTACGGAAATAGTTTATAGTAGATGATGTCAATAGTGCTATAATACCATGACGGATACAAACTGCCCTCTGTGTTGGATAAAACTAGCTTGGGCTACGGAGACTCAAATACAAAACTGTGAGAAGTTTAGCCCAAGGATGGACAATGGAATTCAAAGTCATCTTTGACAAATGATTGCTGATGATGTTTTTagtaaaataaattaaatcaaataccagacagtattaggaTGCATCATCTAAAACACATTCATCTACTCAGGGAAATCGAGACCAGACAACCCAGCCTCAGTCAATATGAGTTGGATTACAATACATAAGATATTGTTTAATGCATCCTAATTCAATAGAAATACCATTAGATCAGCAAGTTGACAGTTCTATTGCAGAATGACAGATTACTGGGGTAGTAATTGAGGGGTAGTACTACACTTACTGGGTAAAATTGGAAGGAAAAAAAACTTTCAGAAGCATTAAAGCATAATGTTTAAAAATGGTAAATCAGATCAACTAGATGTTGCTATGATTATAAAATGCGCTAAAATTCATGCATGTCTGGATACATAATAAAATAAACTTCCCATGATAAGGAAGGATTTGATCATTATATAGCTATTAATAATATGGGGGAAATGCAGACATGTGAACACTTGTGTTACAGTCAGTAACTCACCTTCCCAAAAGCAGAAGCTCCTGCACAGACGTGTGTGAAGTTGAACTGTTTCTGGGTAGCAAGAATCAAAGGAGTCAATTCCTCTGTATGGAGGAAAGAGGACCAGGGTTAAAGTACATATTTAGACCAAAAGGAAGTATCATGCCATTCCATCATTCCAACAGTATATATCATCTAAACTGTAAATAAACATCTCCGGCATCTGTATTTGAACTAAGCATTTCCACACAGACCTCAGAACGTAACAAAAATACTCCATCCCAGAATGAAGGGACTTTCATCATTTCCAAAAATCACCTGGTAAAAGTCCTTTGTAGCAGTCATGTTGAGCCACTAGAATCTTCTTGACCCCCTGGACTTTACTGATCTGGTCTGCAACCTGTTAAAGAAGAAAtccaacacagaaataaacagttaacCATATCAACCAGCTGTATATCATGAAAGAACTACATTGTACTGCACAAGGGTGACGTAGTATGAAATACCACATTAAAACATAACTTCCATTGATGTGACTGAACAGCTGTTAGGGCAGGAGTAGCCAACCCTCCTCCAGCAGAGCTGGGTGTATGCAGGCTATTGCACAAGCCTTTCtgaaacacacctgattctacccACCAGAATCACCATTAGCCTAGCTGAATTAGGTGCATTAGTGTAGGGTTGGAGCAACATTTGGCCAGGTCTCTCTTGCATAGAGATATTTAATCTCAATGAGAtcaacctggtaaaataaaggtaaaataaaaaaaatagcatGCACACTGGTAGCACTCCAGATAAGAGGGGTTGCCACCTCTGTGGGGCATCGTAGTGACAGTCCTACCTTGGCTCTCCTCCCACCTTGCTGGCAGCAGTAATGGCGTTCAGTGTGATGGGTGTGAGCACTCTGCTACTGCCAGAGTACTGTGAAACCTCTGGGCCAGACAGGGCTGCAGGAGAGAACACAACCAATCTCCATAATGAAACTGCTTTATAAAGAAGACTTAGTTTAGGCCATTGAATTGACATTTCTGATTGTCAATAACTACTATTTTGGTATTTTGGCCTTGAATGATAAACTAGACAGCTGGCATAGGTTTAGGGCACATTATAAGACTGGCTCTATCAAGTTAACAGTGTAAACAGTAGTGTGTACAAAGGTCAATATAAAACACTGTGCACGACAGGGAATCAAGGCAATATGAACTGTTTGTCGAACACCAAAGGGAAGGCTATAGCCATGTCAGGTCAACTGTGTGTTTTGTCCTCCAAGATAACAAAATCACTTGCTAGTTTAACCAAAGTCAGGTGacacactgtactgtagctagttacGTTGCCAAAATGTGGATTAGTTTCATGCTCTACTCTGACACGATAACCGTTAATAGCTACAATGTATGTAGATAACAGTGCAGTTGTAAATTAGAGTGAAAGTATGTTGTCGACATGCCATGTCCTCAACTGACCTTAGACAGACTTCAGTCAGACTAGCCAACTAGACGTTGGTGGCAATCTGAAACGGTAGAAGAAATTGCTGTATTTGCCAACACTGGAGTTTTACTTACCAATTGTCCCAAACTTCTTCTGTTTATTGCTGTAAACATAACTGGCTAGCTTTCTAGCTAATCAGCTACATTTTTGCTTGCTATTTGCCTTGATCTAAACAAAGAGACAGCTGAAAGGATGTTCATTCTCCACTCTTGTATCTCGCGACAACAATGTAGTCTGATCTCTCCGCGTCTCTTTCACTTTAAACAGTGAACTCAGAGAACAGCCCTATCTAATCATTTCATTATGAATTCAAAGGCCCTTTAAAAGTGCAAAAGACCAGGGATTTGAGAAtgcatgtactgtaggctatacaatACATGGTGTAAGCATTCCATTCCATCCATAGACATATATTTATTCCACGACATAAACATTTATATTTAATTGGAAAAATTCAAGCTTATGTAAAATTATATAATGAGA
This genomic stretch from Salmo salar chromosome ssa26, Ssal_v3.1, whole genome shotgun sequence harbors:
- the LOC106587636 gene encoding electron transfer flavoprotein subunit alpha, mitochondrial — translated: MQKISKKEKKRRKEGGEWPVPGCLITSVRTVGRPREEALQCPTRSLTSRQSAHTHHTERHYCCQQGGRRAKVADQISKVQGVKKILVAQHDCYKGLLPEELTPLILATQKQFNFTHVCAGASAFGKNLLPRVSAKLDVATLSDITEVKSQDTFVRTIYAGNALATVKCNEEVKVFTVRGTSFEPAAVERGSAATEQVASPSPAGMSEWLEQSLTKSDRPELTSAKVVVSGGRGLKSGENFKLLYDLQDVVNAVGASRAAVDAGYVPNDMQVGQTGKIVAPELYIAVGISGAIQHLAGMKDSKIIVAINKDPEAPIFQAVPEMTAALKK